A stretch of Nitrospirota bacterium DNA encodes these proteins:
- the cbiQ gene encoding cobalt ECF transporter T component CbiQ has protein sequence MEIFSEHFQKEHSFSKVDARVKLIVVLALLMMVISSKGILFPLFIAAGCFLVCRIMKAPTRIILTRIAEPLFLAGMVLLLKLLFTGNETMFSFNVMGLELTGHRDGLIDGIRIASRIIGGVSLVVTLGFATPFTEIMAGLSWLRIPKQFIEIMMFAYRYIFVFLEEGLTIYNAQKNRLGYAGIRKGMKSFGVLAGSLVIRGFDQSQKTSEAMIQRGYTGDMPLLKNYPLRFGELAIAVVFIIFAGVVWMI, from the coding sequence ATGGAAATTTTTTCTGAACATTTTCAAAAAGAGCATAGCTTCTCAAAAGTTGATGCAAGGGTGAAGCTGATTGTTGTACTTGCGCTTCTTATGATGGTCATAAGCAGCAAGGGAATACTGTTTCCGCTGTTTATAGCAGCAGGGTGTTTTCTCGTCTGCCGGATAATGAAGGCGCCGACGCGCATTATCCTTACAAGAATTGCGGAGCCCTTGTTTCTTGCCGGGATGGTCTTGCTGCTGAAGCTGCTTTTTACAGGCAATGAAACCATGTTTTCCTTCAATGTCATGGGGCTTGAACTGACTGGTCACAGAGATGGATTAATTGACGGAATCAGGATTGCAAGCAGGATAATCGGCGGAGTCTCGCTTGTTGTAACGCTTGGATTTGCAACTCCGTTTACTGAAATTATGGCCGGACTTTCATGGCTTAGGATTCCCAAACAGTTTATTGAGATAATGATGTTTGCTTACAGGTATATTTTTGTATTTCTTGAAGAAGGACTTACTATCTATAATGCACAAAAAAACCGTCTCGGTTATGCAGGAATAAGAAAAGGGATGAAGTCCTTCGGTGTGCTCGCAGGGTCTCTTGTTATAAGGGGTTTTGACCAGAGTCAGAAGACCTCGGAGGCAATGATACAGCGGGGCTATACAGGTGATATGCCTCTGCTCAAAAATTATCCCCTGAGATTTGGCGAACTTGCTATCGCTGTGGTATTTATTATTTTTGCGGGTGTGGTATGGATGATTTGA